The Drosophila nasuta strain 15112-1781.00 chromosome 2L, ASM2355853v1, whole genome shotgun sequence genome window below encodes:
- the LOC132787834 gene encoding dihydrolipoyllysine-residue acetyltransferase component of pyruvate dehydrogenase complex, mitochondrial isoform X4, translating into MLRSLSTTRKELGALRAVFLRSQAVRRGANYGVRALSNTCHLQANSSTLNKPILSKPQVLSTWGYNFARSYASLPEHIRVPLPALSPTMERGSIVSWEKKEGDKLNEGDLLCEIETDKATMGFETPEEGYLAKILVPGGSKDVPIGQLVCIIVPDAESVAAFKDFQDTGSAPAAAPAAAAPPPPAPVAAAPVAAAVAPPPPPPPAAAPAAAQPKPAPAAAAAKPGAPAAFKDIPLTTMRSVIAKRLLESKQNLPHYYVTVECEVDKLLKLRANVNKKYEKEGVRVSVNDFIIKAVATACRKVPEANSAWMDTFIREYSDVDVSVAVSTDKGLITPIVFSADRKGVVEISKSVKELAGKARDNKLQPHEFQGGTISISNLGMFGVNQFCAVINPPQSCILAIGTTTKKLVADPDSLKGFREVNVLTVTLSADHRVVDGAVAAVWLKHFREFMEDPQTMIL; encoded by the exons ATGTTGCGTTCATTGAGTACAACACGAAAAGAACTCGGCGCTCTACGCGCTGTCTTCCTCCGGTCTCAGGCTGTGCGACGTGGGGCCAACTATGGAGTGCGTGCTCTGAGCAACACCTGTCATCTACAGGCAAACAG CTCAACGTTGAACAAACCGATCCTTAGCAAACCCCAAGTGCTGTCGACATGGGGCTACAACTTTGCCCGTTCCTACGCCAGCCTGCCGGAGCACATACGCGTACCTCTGCCCGCTCTGTCACCCACAATGGAACGCGGCTCCATTGTCAGCTGGGAGAAGAAGGAAGGCGACAAGCTTAACGAAG GCGATCTGCTGTGCGAGATTGAAACTGATAAGGCTACCATGGGCTTTGAGACCCCAGAGGAAGGTTATCTGGCCAAGATATTGGTTCCCGGTGGCAGCAAGGATGTGCCCATTGGTCAATTGGTGTGCATCATTGTGCCCGACGCGGAGAGCGTAGCTGCCTTTAAAGATTTCCAGGATACCGGAAGTGCACCAGCTGCTGCACCAGCAGCCGCTGCTCCACCCCCACCAGCCCCTGTGGCCGCTGCCCCAGTTGCCGCCGCAGTTgcaccaccaccaccgccaccaccaGCTGCCGCACCAGCAG CCGCACAACCAAAACCAGCacccgccgccgccgctgcgaAGCCAGGAGCTCCTGCTGCCTTCAAGGACATCCCACTGACCACCATGCGTTCAGTGATTGCCAAACGCCTGCTCGAGTCTAAGCAAAATCTGCCACACTATTACGTGACTGTCGAATGCGAAGTCGACAAG CTATTGAAGCTGCGCGCAAATGTGAACAAGAAATACGAGAAGGAAGGCGTTCGTGTTTCCGTCAATGACTTCATTATCAAGGCAGTGGCAACAGCTTGCCGCAAGGTGCCCGAAGCGAACTCGGCGTGGATGGATACTTTCATCCGGGAATACAGCGATGTCGATGTCTCAGTGGCCGTATCCACAGATAAGGGCCTCATCACTCCCATTGTCTTCAGCGCCGATCGCAAGGGTGTCGTAGAAATCTCGAAGAGCGTCAAGGAGCTGGCCGGCAAGGCGCGCGATAACAAGCTGCAGCCACATGAATTCCAGGGTGGCACCATCTCTATTTCTAACTTGGGCATGTTTG GTGTCAACCAATTCTGCGCTGTCATCAACCCCCCGCAATCCTGCATCTTGGCCATTGGCACCACAACGAAAAAGCTCGTGGCGGATCCCGACAGTCTCAAAGG ctTCAGGGAAGTTAATGTTCTGACCGTTACGCTGAGCGCTGATCATAGAGTGGTCGATGGTGCCGTGGCTGCCGTTTGGCTGAAACACTTCCGTGAATTCATGGAGGATCCACAGACAATGATACTGTAA
- the LOC132787834 gene encoding dihydrolipoyllysine-residue acetyltransferase component of pyruvate dehydrogenase complex, mitochondrial isoform X1, with amino-acid sequence MLRSLSTTRKELGALRAVFLRSQAVRRGANYGVRALSNTCHLQANSSTLNKPILSKPQVLSTWGYNFARSYASLPEHIRVPLPALSPTMERGSIVSWEKKEGDKLNEGDLLCEIETDKATMGFETPEEGYLAKILVPGGSKDVPIGQLVCIIVPDAESVAAFKDFQDTGSAPAAAPAAAAPPPPAPVAAAPVAAAVAPPPPPPPAAAPAGSPAPPSGGRVYASPMAKKLAETRQMRLQGKGSGVHGSLKSGDLAAAQPKPAPAAAAAKPGAPAAFKDIPLTTMRSVIAKRLLESKQNLPHYYVTVECEVDKLLKLRANVNKKYEKEGVRVSVNDFIIKAVATACRKVPEANSAWMDTFIREYSDVDVSVAVSTDKGLITPIVFSADRKGVVEISKSVKELAGKARDNKLQPHEFQGGTISISNLGMFGVNQFCAVINPPQSCILAIGTTTKKLVADPDSLKGFREVNVLTVTLSADHRVVDGAVAAVWLKHFREFMEDPQTMIL; translated from the exons ATGTTGCGTTCATTGAGTACAACACGAAAAGAACTCGGCGCTCTACGCGCTGTCTTCCTCCGGTCTCAGGCTGTGCGACGTGGGGCCAACTATGGAGTGCGTGCTCTGAGCAACACCTGTCATCTACAGGCAAACAG CTCAACGTTGAACAAACCGATCCTTAGCAAACCCCAAGTGCTGTCGACATGGGGCTACAACTTTGCCCGTTCCTACGCCAGCCTGCCGGAGCACATACGCGTACCTCTGCCCGCTCTGTCACCCACAATGGAACGCGGCTCCATTGTCAGCTGGGAGAAGAAGGAAGGCGACAAGCTTAACGAAG GCGATCTGCTGTGCGAGATTGAAACTGATAAGGCTACCATGGGCTTTGAGACCCCAGAGGAAGGTTATCTGGCCAAGATATTGGTTCCCGGTGGCAGCAAGGATGTGCCCATTGGTCAATTGGTGTGCATCATTGTGCCCGACGCGGAGAGCGTAGCTGCCTTTAAAGATTTCCAGGATACCGGAAGTGCACCAGCTGCTGCACCAGCAGCCGCTGCTCCACCCCCACCAGCCCCTGTGGCCGCTGCCCCAGTTGCCGCCGCAGTTgcaccaccaccaccgccaccaccaGCTGCCGCACCAGCAGGTAGTCCAGCACCCCCAAGTGGCGGTCGCGTCTATGCTAGTCCCATGGCCAAGAAATTAGCCGAAACTCGACAGATGCGCTTACAAG GCAAAGGTTCTGGTGTCCATGGCTCACTTAAATCTGGTGATCTTGCAGCCGCACAACCAAAACCAGCacccgccgccgccgctgcgaAGCCAGGAGCTCCTGCTGCCTTCAAGGACATCCCACTGACCACCATGCGTTCAGTGATTGCCAAACGCCTGCTCGAGTCTAAGCAAAATCTGCCACACTATTACGTGACTGTCGAATGCGAAGTCGACAAG CTATTGAAGCTGCGCGCAAATGTGAACAAGAAATACGAGAAGGAAGGCGTTCGTGTTTCCGTCAATGACTTCATTATCAAGGCAGTGGCAACAGCTTGCCGCAAGGTGCCCGAAGCGAACTCGGCGTGGATGGATACTTTCATCCGGGAATACAGCGATGTCGATGTCTCAGTGGCCGTATCCACAGATAAGGGCCTCATCACTCCCATTGTCTTCAGCGCCGATCGCAAGGGTGTCGTAGAAATCTCGAAGAGCGTCAAGGAGCTGGCCGGCAAGGCGCGCGATAACAAGCTGCAGCCACATGAATTCCAGGGTGGCACCATCTCTATTTCTAACTTGGGCATGTTTG GTGTCAACCAATTCTGCGCTGTCATCAACCCCCCGCAATCCTGCATCTTGGCCATTGGCACCACAACGAAAAAGCTCGTGGCGGATCCCGACAGTCTCAAAGG ctTCAGGGAAGTTAATGTTCTGACCGTTACGCTGAGCGCTGATCATAGAGTGGTCGATGGTGCCGTGGCTGCCGTTTGGCTGAAACACTTCCGTGAATTCATGGAGGATCCACAGACAATGATACTGTAA
- the LOC132787834 gene encoding dihydrolipoyllysine-residue acetyltransferase component of pyruvate dehydrogenase complex, mitochondrial isoform X2, with protein sequence MLRSLSTTRKELGALRAVFLRSQAVRRGANYGVRALSNTCHLQANSSTLNKPILSKPQVLSTWGYNFARSYASLPEHIRVPLPALSPTMERGSIVSWEKKEGDKLNEGDLLCEIETDKATMGFETPEEGYLAKILVPGGSKDVPIGQLVCIIVPDAESVAAFKDFQDTGSAPAAAPAAAAPPPPAPVAAAPVAAAVAPPPPPPPAAAPAGSPAPPSGGRVYASPMAKKLAETRQMRLQAAQPKPAPAAAAAKPGAPAAFKDIPLTTMRSVIAKRLLESKQNLPHYYVTVECEVDKLLKLRANVNKKYEKEGVRVSVNDFIIKAVATACRKVPEANSAWMDTFIREYSDVDVSVAVSTDKGLITPIVFSADRKGVVEISKSVKELAGKARDNKLQPHEFQGGTISISNLGMFGVNQFCAVINPPQSCILAIGTTTKKLVADPDSLKGFREVNVLTVTLSADHRVVDGAVAAVWLKHFREFMEDPQTMIL encoded by the exons ATGTTGCGTTCATTGAGTACAACACGAAAAGAACTCGGCGCTCTACGCGCTGTCTTCCTCCGGTCTCAGGCTGTGCGACGTGGGGCCAACTATGGAGTGCGTGCTCTGAGCAACACCTGTCATCTACAGGCAAACAG CTCAACGTTGAACAAACCGATCCTTAGCAAACCCCAAGTGCTGTCGACATGGGGCTACAACTTTGCCCGTTCCTACGCCAGCCTGCCGGAGCACATACGCGTACCTCTGCCCGCTCTGTCACCCACAATGGAACGCGGCTCCATTGTCAGCTGGGAGAAGAAGGAAGGCGACAAGCTTAACGAAG GCGATCTGCTGTGCGAGATTGAAACTGATAAGGCTACCATGGGCTTTGAGACCCCAGAGGAAGGTTATCTGGCCAAGATATTGGTTCCCGGTGGCAGCAAGGATGTGCCCATTGGTCAATTGGTGTGCATCATTGTGCCCGACGCGGAGAGCGTAGCTGCCTTTAAAGATTTCCAGGATACCGGAAGTGCACCAGCTGCTGCACCAGCAGCCGCTGCTCCACCCCCACCAGCCCCTGTGGCCGCTGCCCCAGTTGCCGCCGCAGTTgcaccaccaccaccgccaccaccaGCTGCCGCACCAGCAGGTAGTCCAGCACCCCCAAGTGGCGGTCGCGTCTATGCTAGTCCCATGGCCAAGAAATTAGCCGAAACTCGACAGATGCGCTTACAAG CCGCACAACCAAAACCAGCacccgccgccgccgctgcgaAGCCAGGAGCTCCTGCTGCCTTCAAGGACATCCCACTGACCACCATGCGTTCAGTGATTGCCAAACGCCTGCTCGAGTCTAAGCAAAATCTGCCACACTATTACGTGACTGTCGAATGCGAAGTCGACAAG CTATTGAAGCTGCGCGCAAATGTGAACAAGAAATACGAGAAGGAAGGCGTTCGTGTTTCCGTCAATGACTTCATTATCAAGGCAGTGGCAACAGCTTGCCGCAAGGTGCCCGAAGCGAACTCGGCGTGGATGGATACTTTCATCCGGGAATACAGCGATGTCGATGTCTCAGTGGCCGTATCCACAGATAAGGGCCTCATCACTCCCATTGTCTTCAGCGCCGATCGCAAGGGTGTCGTAGAAATCTCGAAGAGCGTCAAGGAGCTGGCCGGCAAGGCGCGCGATAACAAGCTGCAGCCACATGAATTCCAGGGTGGCACCATCTCTATTTCTAACTTGGGCATGTTTG GTGTCAACCAATTCTGCGCTGTCATCAACCCCCCGCAATCCTGCATCTTGGCCATTGGCACCACAACGAAAAAGCTCGTGGCGGATCCCGACAGTCTCAAAGG ctTCAGGGAAGTTAATGTTCTGACCGTTACGCTGAGCGCTGATCATAGAGTGGTCGATGGTGCCGTGGCTGCCGTTTGGCTGAAACACTTCCGTGAATTCATGGAGGATCCACAGACAATGATACTGTAA
- the LOC132787834 gene encoding dihydrolipoyllysine-residue acetyltransferase component of pyruvate dehydrogenase complex, mitochondrial isoform X3: protein MLRSLSTTRKELGALRAVFLRSQAVRRGANYGVRALSNTCHLQANSSTLNKPILSKPQVLSTWGYNFARSYASLPEHIRVPLPALSPTMERGSIVSWEKKEGDKLNEGDLLCEIETDKATMGFETPEEGYLAKILVPGGSKDVPIGQLVCIIVPDAESVAAFKDFQDTGSAPAAAPAAAAPPPPAPVAAAPVAAAVAPPPPPPPAAAPAGKGSGVHGSLKSGDLAAAQPKPAPAAAAAKPGAPAAFKDIPLTTMRSVIAKRLLESKQNLPHYYVTVECEVDKLLKLRANVNKKYEKEGVRVSVNDFIIKAVATACRKVPEANSAWMDTFIREYSDVDVSVAVSTDKGLITPIVFSADRKGVVEISKSVKELAGKARDNKLQPHEFQGGTISISNLGMFGVNQFCAVINPPQSCILAIGTTTKKLVADPDSLKGFREVNVLTVTLSADHRVVDGAVAAVWLKHFREFMEDPQTMIL from the exons ATGTTGCGTTCATTGAGTACAACACGAAAAGAACTCGGCGCTCTACGCGCTGTCTTCCTCCGGTCTCAGGCTGTGCGACGTGGGGCCAACTATGGAGTGCGTGCTCTGAGCAACACCTGTCATCTACAGGCAAACAG CTCAACGTTGAACAAACCGATCCTTAGCAAACCCCAAGTGCTGTCGACATGGGGCTACAACTTTGCCCGTTCCTACGCCAGCCTGCCGGAGCACATACGCGTACCTCTGCCCGCTCTGTCACCCACAATGGAACGCGGCTCCATTGTCAGCTGGGAGAAGAAGGAAGGCGACAAGCTTAACGAAG GCGATCTGCTGTGCGAGATTGAAACTGATAAGGCTACCATGGGCTTTGAGACCCCAGAGGAAGGTTATCTGGCCAAGATATTGGTTCCCGGTGGCAGCAAGGATGTGCCCATTGGTCAATTGGTGTGCATCATTGTGCCCGACGCGGAGAGCGTAGCTGCCTTTAAAGATTTCCAGGATACCGGAAGTGCACCAGCTGCTGCACCAGCAGCCGCTGCTCCACCCCCACCAGCCCCTGTGGCCGCTGCCCCAGTTGCCGCCGCAGTTgcaccaccaccaccgccaccaccaGCTGCCGCACCAGCAG GCAAAGGTTCTGGTGTCCATGGCTCACTTAAATCTGGTGATCTTGCAGCCGCACAACCAAAACCAGCacccgccgccgccgctgcgaAGCCAGGAGCTCCTGCTGCCTTCAAGGACATCCCACTGACCACCATGCGTTCAGTGATTGCCAAACGCCTGCTCGAGTCTAAGCAAAATCTGCCACACTATTACGTGACTGTCGAATGCGAAGTCGACAAG CTATTGAAGCTGCGCGCAAATGTGAACAAGAAATACGAGAAGGAAGGCGTTCGTGTTTCCGTCAATGACTTCATTATCAAGGCAGTGGCAACAGCTTGCCGCAAGGTGCCCGAAGCGAACTCGGCGTGGATGGATACTTTCATCCGGGAATACAGCGATGTCGATGTCTCAGTGGCCGTATCCACAGATAAGGGCCTCATCACTCCCATTGTCTTCAGCGCCGATCGCAAGGGTGTCGTAGAAATCTCGAAGAGCGTCAAGGAGCTGGCCGGCAAGGCGCGCGATAACAAGCTGCAGCCACATGAATTCCAGGGTGGCACCATCTCTATTTCTAACTTGGGCATGTTTG GTGTCAACCAATTCTGCGCTGTCATCAACCCCCCGCAATCCTGCATCTTGGCCATTGGCACCACAACGAAAAAGCTCGTGGCGGATCCCGACAGTCTCAAAGG ctTCAGGGAAGTTAATGTTCTGACCGTTACGCTGAGCGCTGATCATAGAGTGGTCGATGGTGCCGTGGCTGCCGTTTGGCTGAAACACTTCCGTGAATTCATGGAGGATCCACAGACAATGATACTGTAA
- the LOC132787857 gene encoding retinaldehyde-binding protein 1: MATVDISEEAFHLRLGYLKPETVEIARTELRETEEVKAEAILKLRELLKATPEINYKDDDAFLTVFLRAAHFYPESALEKMKSTANFRKEYASLVHGLQVEQVKERFIKGSVINVVKNCDQKGRRMLIVNCGKLWDPAVVPSDEMFRMLYMVHIAAQLEEETQVRGVVCIMDFDGLAMKQVKALSPAFSKRLLTFIQEAMPLRMKEVHFVKQPFIFNMVWTLFKPFVKEKLNKRMHFHGSDMKSLHKFIDPSVLPANYKGTLPAIDYGGAEWFPALEQQSEYVNTWSELGPAKW, translated from the exons ATGGCCACTGTCGATATCAGCGAGGAGGCCTTCCACCTCCGCTTGGGTTACCTCAAGCCGGAAACTGTCGAAATTGCCCGCACGGAACTCCGCGAAACGGAGGAGGTGAAGGCTGAGGCCATCCTCAAGCTGCGTGAACTGCTCAAAGCGACACCAGAGATCAACTACAAGGACGACGATGCGTTCCTCACCGTTTTCCTGCGCGCCGCCCACTTCTATCCGGAGAGCGCATTGGAAAAG atGAAAAGCACCGCCAACTTCCGCAAGGAATACGCCAGCTTGGTGCACGGCCTTCAGGTGGAGCAGGTGAAGGAGCGCTTCATCAAGGGCAGCGTCATCAATGTGGTGAAGAACTGCGATCAGAAGGGACGACGCATGCTCATCGTCAACTGTGGCAAATTGTGGGATCCCGCTGTTGTGCCCAGCGATGAGATGTTCCGCATGCTGTACATGGTTCACATTGCCGCCCAGCTGGAGGAGGAGACTCAAGTGCGTGGCGTTGTCTGCATCATGGACTTCGATGGCTTGGCCATGAAACAGGTGAAGGCTCTGTCGCCTGCATTCTCCAAGCGTCTGCTCACCTTCATCCAAGAGGCAATGCCGCTGCGCATGAAGGAGGTGCACTTTGTCAAGCAACCCTTCATCTTCAACATGGTCTGGACGCTCTTCAAGCCTTTCGTCAAGGAGAAGCTGAACAAGCGC ATGCACTTCCATGGCAGCGATATGAAATCCCTGCACAAGTTCATCGATCCCTCGGTGCTGCCTGCCAACTACAAGGGCACATTGCCTGCCATCGATTACGGCGGTGCTGAGTGGTTCCCTGCTCTCGAACAGCAATCCGAGTATGTGAACACCTGGAGCGAATTGGGCCCGGCCAAGTGGTAG